A window of the Synergistaceae bacterium genome harbors these coding sequences:
- a CDS encoding fucose isomerase — translation MLKGIPDVLSGDLLKVLADMGHGDKLVISDGNFPAASMGKNGVVINCKGLGVPEILDAVLSLFPLDTFVDKPVTLMKVVPGQEVETPIWDTYKQIISKYDERGENAINFVERFDFYEESKKSYAIIATSESALYACMILQKGVIKP, via the coding sequence TTGTTAAAGGGTATTCCTGATGTATTATCCGGCGATTTGCTGAAGGTTTTAGCAGACATGGGACACGGCGACAAGTTAGTAATTTCTGACGGCAACTTCCCGGCGGCTTCAATGGGCAAAAATGGAGTAGTTATTAACTGTAAGGGGCTTGGAGTTCCTGAAATTCTTGACGCTGTATTGAGTTTATTTCCGCTTGATACTTTTGTTGATAAGCCTGTTACTTTAATGAAAGTAGTTCCCGGCCAAGAAGTAGAGACTCCCATATGGGACACTTACAAGCAAATAATCTCGAAATATGACGAGCGCGGAGAAAATGCGATTAATTTTGTAGAAAGATTTGACTTTTACGAGGAGTCAAAAAAATCATATGCCATCATTGCAACGAGTGAGAGCGCTTTATATGCCTGTATGATTCTGCAAAAAGGAGTAATTAAGCCGTGA